Proteins from one Gemmatimonadetes bacterium SCN 70-22 genomic window:
- a CDS encoding nicotinate (nicotinamide) nucleotide adenylyltransferase has product MRVGLFGGTFDPPHNGHLLAASDAFEALGLDRLVWIPAAQQPLKIGVQSATADDRLAMVRLATAGDSRFAVDPIEIERAGLSFTVDTLEALAREHPGDRLVLLVGADVVTTFGKWRSPRRIAELAQLAIMHRAVEGGTVEKAAVAGAIRAVTGGDLPAPVVLETRRVDISSTEIRERVLAGRSLHGFVPDAVARYISEHALYR; this is encoded by the coding sequence GTGAGAGTCGGGCTCTTTGGCGGGACCTTCGACCCGCCGCACAACGGACACTTGCTGGCCGCCTCCGACGCCTTCGAGGCCCTGGGGCTCGACCGTCTGGTCTGGATCCCGGCGGCGCAGCAGCCGCTCAAGATCGGGGTGCAGTCGGCCACTGCGGACGACCGCCTGGCCATGGTACGGCTGGCCACGGCCGGCGATTCCCGGTTCGCCGTCGATCCGATCGAAATCGAGAGAGCCGGGTTATCTTTCACGGTTGACACCCTCGAAGCGCTGGCCCGGGAGCATCCCGGGGATCGGCTGGTGCTACTGGTGGGGGCCGACGTGGTGACGACGTTCGGGAAGTGGCGGTCGCCGCGCCGAATCGCGGAGCTGGCGCAGCTGGCCATCATGCACCGGGCGGTCGAGGGCGGGACTGTCGAAAAGGCAGCAGTGGCTGGTGCCATTCGTGCGGTGACGGGCGGCGACCTTCCAGCACCTGTCGTGTTGGAGACGCGGCGAGTGGACATCTCGTCGACGGAAATCCGGGAGCGCGTGCTGGCGGGGCGCTCCCTTCACGGATTTGTACCCGATGCGGTGGCGCGCTACATCAGCGAGCACGCCCTGTATCGATAG
- a CDS encoding NAD-dependent dehydratase — protein MRVLITGAAGFLGSHLADRFLREGHQVVGLDNFITGNPDNIAHLMGHERFEFVRHNISTYTYVSGPLDGVLHFASPASPIDYLEHPIATLKVGALGTHNALGLAKAKGARFFLASTSEVYGDPLVHPQPESYWGNVNPIGPRGVYDEAKRFAEAMTMAYHRAHGVDTRIVRIFNTYGPRMRPHDGRVVSNFIVQALQGEPLTLYGDGSQTRSFCYVDDEIEGIYRLFLHGDAQPMNIGNPHEFTVRQLAEVVLELTGSASPLTFQVLPEDDPKVRQPDIARARAVLGWEPQVDLREGVRRTIAHFRRVLAL, from the coding sequence ATGCGCGTCCTCATCACCGGCGCCGCCGGCTTCCTGGGGTCGCACCTCGCCGACCGCTTCCTGCGGGAGGGGCACCAGGTCGTCGGGCTCGACAACTTCATCACCGGCAACCCCGACAACATCGCGCACCTGATGGGGCACGAGCGCTTCGAGTTCGTGCGCCACAACATCTCGACGTACACGTACGTCTCGGGGCCGCTCGACGGGGTGCTCCACTTCGCCTCGCCGGCGAGCCCGATCGACTACCTGGAGCACCCGATCGCCACGCTGAAGGTGGGGGCGTTAGGCACCCACAACGCGCTCGGCCTCGCCAAGGCGAAGGGGGCGCGCTTCTTCCTGGCGTCGACGTCGGAGGTGTACGGCGATCCGCTGGTGCACCCGCAGCCGGAGAGCTACTGGGGCAACGTCAACCCCATCGGGCCGCGTGGCGTGTACGACGAGGCCAAGCGCTTCGCCGAGGCCATGACGATGGCGTATCACCGCGCGCACGGCGTGGACACGCGCATCGTGCGGATCTTCAACACCTACGGCCCGCGCATGCGCCCCCACGACGGCCGCGTCGTGTCCAACTTCATCGTGCAGGCACTGCAGGGCGAGCCGCTCACGCTGTACGGGGACGGGAGCCAGACGCGCTCCTTCTGCTACGTCGACGACGAGATCGAGGGGATCTATCGCCTGTTCCTGCACGGCGACGCGCAGCCGATGAACATCGGCAATCCGCACGAGTTCACCGTTCGCCAGCTGGCGGAGGTGGTGCTCGAGCTGACCGGCTCCGCGTCGCCACTGACGTTCCAGGTGCTCCCCGAGGACGATCCCAAGGTGAGGCAACCCGACATCGCCCGCGCCAGGGCCGTGCTGGGGTGGGAGCCGCAGGTGGACCTCCGCGAGGGGGTCCGGCGCACCATCGCGCATTTCCGGCGCGTGCTCGCGCTGTAG
- a CDS encoding UDP-glucose 6-dehydrogenase, with protein MKITVVGSGYVGLVVGACLAETGNDVTCADVDVAKIEALLQNVIPIYEPGLEQLVERNQRQERLTFTTDVGAAIASAEVVFIAVGTPPDEDGSADLRHVLAVAEQIGRHMMRELVVVTKSTVPVGTAAKVQRAVAAHARYPFHMCSNPEFLKEGAAVDDFLKPDRVVLGVENDHARSVMAELYAPFVRTGKPIIFMDVASAEMTKYAANAMLATRISFMNEVANLCECVGADVDLVRKGIGSDSRIGQSFLFPGPGYGGSCFPKDVKALVRTARYCGSSLAVLEAVEEANERQKRRLFEKLRAALGGDLSGTRVALWGLAFKPNTDDMREAPSLVLIDQLLEAGAGVVAHDPAAMGEAQRRLGDRITYAETNYDALAGADALVVVTDWNEYRHPDFTRIKESLRRPVVIDGRNLYDPAKMRALGFRYDSIGRGG; from the coding sequence GTGAAGATCACGGTTGTGGGTTCGGGATATGTCGGACTCGTCGTCGGGGCCTGCCTCGCCGAGACGGGGAACGACGTGACGTGCGCGGACGTGGACGTCGCCAAGATCGAGGCGCTCCTGCAGAACGTCATCCCGATCTACGAGCCGGGCCTCGAGCAGCTGGTGGAGCGCAACCAGCGGCAGGAGCGCCTGACGTTCACCACCGATGTGGGCGCCGCGATCGCCAGCGCCGAGGTGGTCTTCATCGCGGTCGGGACGCCGCCCGACGAGGACGGCTCCGCCGACCTGCGCCACGTGCTGGCGGTGGCCGAGCAGATCGGGCGGCACATGATGCGGGAACTGGTCGTCGTCACCAAGTCGACCGTGCCGGTGGGGACGGCCGCCAAGGTGCAACGTGCGGTGGCGGCGCATGCGCGCTACCCGTTCCACATGTGCTCCAATCCCGAGTTCCTGAAGGAGGGGGCCGCCGTGGACGACTTCCTGAAGCCGGACCGCGTGGTGCTCGGGGTGGAGAACGACCACGCGCGGAGCGTGATGGCCGAGCTGTACGCGCCGTTCGTGCGCACGGGAAAGCCGATCATCTTCATGGACGTCGCGTCGGCCGAGATGACGAAGTACGCCGCCAACGCGATGCTCGCGACGCGCATCTCCTTCATGAACGAGGTCGCGAACCTCTGCGAGTGCGTCGGGGCCGACGTGGACCTCGTGCGAAAGGGGATCGGCTCCGATTCGCGCATCGGCCAATCGTTCCTCTTCCCGGGGCCCGGCTATGGCGGCTCGTGCTTCCCGAAGGACGTGAAGGCGCTGGTGCGCACGGCGCGCTACTGCGGGTCCTCGCTCGCGGTGCTGGAGGCGGTGGAGGAGGCGAACGAGCGGCAGAAGCGTCGCCTGTTCGAGAAGCTCCGCGCGGCGCTCGGTGGCGACCTCTCCGGCACGCGGGTGGCGCTGTGGGGGCTGGCCTTCAAGCCCAATACCGACGACATGCGCGAGGCCCCCTCCCTCGTCCTCATCGACCAGCTGCTCGAGGCGGGCGCCGGCGTGGTGGCGCACGACCCGGCGGCGATGGGCGAGGCGCAACGGCGGCTCGGGGACCGGATCACGTACGCCGAGACCAATTACGATGCGCTGGCGGGAGCCGACGCCCTGGTCGTGGTGACCGACTGGAACGAGTACCGTCACCCCGACTTCACGCGCATCAAGGAATCGCTGCGGCGCCCGGTGGTGATCGACGGCCGGAACCTCTACGACCCGGCCAAGATGCGCGCGCTGGGCTTCCGGTACGACTCCATCGGGAGGGGGGGCTGA
- a CDS encoding UDP-N-acetyl-D-glucosamine dehydrogenase produces the protein MGTKEELLSRIQDRSAVIGIVGLGYVGLPLAMEFAKAGFRVIGYDISQRTCEHLMKGVSHIQDVPSSEVAEQVRGGRFVATAEEARLTECDAISIAVPTPLSKTRDPDMSYVQAATEAIARNCHPGMLVVLESTTYPGTTREVMQPRIEEQGLKVGKDVFLAFSPERVDPGNPKWHTKNTPKVVGGVTPDCVEVASALYGSCIDTVVPVSSAEAAELVKLLENTFRAVNIGLVNEMAIICDKLGVNVWEVIDAAATKPFGFMKFTPGPGIGGHCIPLDPHYLAWKMRTLNYKTRFIDLASEINSEMPEYVVRKVAWALNQDRKAVNGSRILILGIAYKKDIDDMRESPAFDVMRLLEERGALVDYHDPHVPHFKEHGHERAGVPLTRQVLESADAVVIVTDHTAVDYQFVADHAGLVIDTRNAMTRANPSRARIVPLSKLTDGIPESELAQL, from the coding sequence ATGGGCACGAAGGAAGAACTGCTTTCCCGCATTCAGGACCGGTCCGCGGTAATCGGGATCGTTGGACTCGGGTATGTCGGACTCCCGCTGGCGATGGAGTTCGCCAAGGCGGGGTTCCGGGTGATCGGCTACGACATCTCCCAGCGGACGTGCGAGCACCTCATGAAGGGGGTGTCGCACATCCAGGACGTCCCCTCGTCCGAGGTGGCCGAGCAGGTCAGGGGCGGTCGCTTCGTCGCCACGGCCGAGGAAGCACGGCTGACGGAGTGCGACGCGATCTCGATCGCCGTCCCGACGCCGCTGTCGAAGACGCGCGACCCGGACATGAGCTACGTGCAGGCGGCGACCGAGGCGATTGCCCGCAACTGCCACCCGGGGATGCTCGTGGTGCTCGAGAGCACGACGTACCCGGGGACGACGCGTGAAGTGATGCAGCCCCGGATCGAGGAGCAGGGGCTCAAGGTCGGGAAGGACGTCTTCCTCGCCTTCAGCCCCGAGCGGGTCGATCCCGGCAACCCGAAGTGGCACACGAAGAACACGCCCAAGGTGGTGGGCGGCGTGACCCCCGACTGCGTGGAAGTGGCGAGCGCGCTGTACGGGTCGTGTATCGACACGGTGGTCCCGGTGTCGAGCGCCGAGGCGGCCGAGCTCGTGAAGCTCCTCGAGAACACCTTCCGGGCCGTGAACATCGGCCTGGTGAACGAGATGGCGATCATCTGCGACAAGCTCGGGGTGAACGTCTGGGAGGTCATCGACGCGGCCGCGACGAAGCCGTTCGGCTTCATGAAGTTCACGCCCGGGCCGGGAATCGGGGGGCACTGCATCCCGCTCGATCCGCACTACCTCGCGTGGAAGATGCGCACGCTGAACTACAAGACGCGCTTCATCGACCTGGCCAGCGAGATCAACTCCGAAATGCCGGAGTACGTCGTGCGCAAGGTGGCGTGGGCGCTCAACCAGGACCGGAAGGCGGTGAACGGCTCCCGCATCCTGATCCTGGGGATCGCGTACAAGAAGGACATCGACGACATGCGCGAGAGCCCGGCCTTCGATGTCATGCGCCTGCTGGAGGAGCGCGGGGCGCTCGTCGACTATCACGACCCGCACGTCCCGCACTTCAAGGAGCACGGGCACGAGCGCGCGGGGGTCCCGCTGACCCGCCAGGTGCTGGAGTCGGCGGACGCCGTGGTGATCGTCACCGACCACACGGCGGTCGACTACCAGTTCGTCGCCGACCACGCGGGGCTCGTCATCGACACGCGCAACGCCATGACGCGGGCCAACCCGTCGCGCGCGCGGATCGTCCCGCTCTCCAAGCTCACTGACGGGATTCCGGAGAGCGAGCTGGCGCAGCTGTAA
- a CDS encoding transcriptional regulator yields MPVPLLDLKAQHSFIRDEVLASVMQVIDDQRFILGEPVERLERMVADLSHTKHAIGCANGTDAILLAMRALDVGRGDEVITTPFTFFATAGTIHNVGATPVFVDIEPRTFNIDPAAAAAAVGARSKAVIPVDLFGQMAPIEEIRRLIPSLPIIEDAAQSIGASRVIDGEKVMAGEGATIGTFSFFPSKNLGGYGDGGMIVTQDDGLAARLKRLRVHGGAKQYFHDEVGYNSRLDALQAAVLVAKLPHLSHWSAGRRANAAYYDAAFADVPEVQLPHIDPANESIFNQYTLRVDRRDALQAYLKDKGIGTAVYYPLPLHLQPCFQYLGYKEGACPEAERAAREVLSLPIFPELTSAQLDEVIGTVRAFYGR; encoded by the coding sequence ATGCCCGTCCCGCTCCTCGACCTCAAGGCCCAGCACTCGTTCATCCGTGACGAGGTCCTGGCCTCCGTGATGCAGGTGATCGACGACCAGCGCTTCATCCTCGGCGAGCCCGTGGAGCGGCTCGAGCGGATGGTGGCCGACCTCTCGCACACCAAGCACGCCATCGGGTGCGCGAACGGGACCGATGCGATCCTGCTGGCGATGCGCGCCCTCGACGTGGGGCGTGGCGACGAAGTCATCACCACCCCGTTCACCTTCTTCGCGACGGCCGGAACGATCCACAACGTGGGGGCGACGCCGGTCTTCGTGGACATCGAGCCGCGCACCTTCAACATCGACCCCGCCGCGGCCGCCGCCGCCGTCGGAGCCCGGAGCAAGGCGGTGATCCCGGTCGACCTCTTCGGCCAGATGGCACCCATCGAGGAGATCCGCCGGTTGATCCCCTCGCTCCCCATCATCGAGGACGCCGCCCAGTCCATCGGCGCCTCGCGGGTCATCGACGGCGAGAAGGTCATGGCCGGGGAGGGCGCCACCATCGGGACCTTCTCCTTCTTCCCGTCCAAGAACCTCGGGGGGTACGGCGACGGCGGGATGATCGTCACCCAGGACGACGGGCTCGCCGCCCGGCTGAAGCGCCTCCGCGTCCACGGCGGCGCCAAGCAGTATTTCCACGACGAGGTGGGCTACAACTCCCGCCTCGACGCCCTCCAGGCGGCCGTCCTCGTTGCCAAGCTCCCCCACCTGTCGCATTGGAGCGCCGGTCGGCGGGCCAACGCCGCCTACTACGACGCGGCGTTCGCCGATGTCCCCGAGGTCCAGCTCCCCCACATCGACCCGGCCAACGAGTCGATCTTCAACCAGTACACCCTCCGGGTGGACCGTCGGGACGCGTTGCAGGCCTATCTGAAGGACAAGGGGATCGGGACGGCCGTGTACTATCCCCTCCCGCTCCACCTGCAGCCCTGCTTCCAGTACCTCGGCTACAAGGAGGGGGCCTGTCCCGAGGCGGAGCGCGCGGCCCGGGAGGTGCTCTCGCTCCCGATCTTCCCGGAGCTGACGAGCGCGCAGCTGGACGAGGTGATCGGCACGGTTCGTGCCTTCTACGGGCGCTGA
- a CDS encoding oxidoreductase: MSEEDGGGRAPVRIALVGCGRISRSHFDAIGKLDELQLVAVCDAVESRAREAGEGQDVPWFTSYARMLEQAPCDVVAVCTPSGLHPQHGIQAAKAGKHVVCEKPMAITLTSADELVQACDDAGVQLFVVKQNRLNPPVQLLRRAIDKGRFGRIYMANTTVRWTRPQEYYDQAPWRGTWEFDGGAFMNQASHYVDLIQWLVGPVESVMAKTATLARRIETEDSGVAILKFRSGALGVIEVTMLTYPRNLEGSITVLGEKGTVKIGGTAVNKVETWQFADYDDDDKLVDSATYTPPNVYGHGHEGYYRNVLAVLRGEAHADTDGRAGRKSLELILGIYESAKTGHEVPLPLRARV, from the coding sequence ATGAGCGAGGAGGACGGAGGGGGACGCGCGCCGGTGCGGATCGCGCTCGTGGGGTGCGGGCGGATCAGCCGCAGCCACTTCGACGCGATCGGCAAGCTCGACGAGTTGCAGCTGGTGGCGGTGTGCGACGCGGTCGAGAGCCGCGCGCGCGAGGCCGGCGAAGGGCAGGACGTCCCCTGGTTCACGTCGTACGCCAGGATGCTGGAGCAGGCGCCGTGCGACGTCGTGGCCGTCTGCACCCCGTCCGGCCTCCACCCCCAGCACGGCATCCAGGCGGCGAAGGCCGGGAAGCACGTCGTGTGCGAGAAGCCGATGGCGATCACGCTCACGTCGGCGGACGAGCTGGTCCAGGCGTGCGATGACGCGGGCGTGCAGCTCTTCGTGGTCAAGCAGAACCGCCTCAACCCCCCGGTCCAGCTGCTGCGGCGCGCCATCGACAAGGGGCGATTCGGCCGCATCTACATGGCCAACACCACCGTGCGCTGGACGCGCCCGCAGGAGTACTACGACCAGGCGCCGTGGCGCGGGACGTGGGAGTTCGATGGCGGCGCCTTCATGAACCAGGCGTCGCACTACGTGGACCTCATCCAGTGGCTCGTGGGGCCGGTCGAGAGCGTGATGGCCAAGACCGCCACCCTGGCCCGCCGGATCGAGACCGAGGACTCGGGCGTCGCCATCCTCAAGTTCCGTTCGGGGGCCCTCGGCGTCATCGAGGTCACCATGCTCACCTATCCGCGCAACCTCGAGGGATCGATCACCGTCCTCGGCGAGAAGGGGACGGTGAAGATCGGCGGCACCGCCGTGAACAAGGTCGAGACGTGGCAGTTCGCGGACTACGACGACGACGACAAGCTCGTCGATTCGGCCACCTATACCCCGCCTAACGTGTACGGCCACGGGCACGAGGGGTACTATCGCAACGTGCTCGCCGTGCTGCGCGGCGAGGCCCACGCCGACACCGATGGTCGCGCCGGCCGCAAGTCGCTCGAGCTGATCCTGGGGATCTACGAGTCGGCCAAGACCGGGCACGAGGTGCCCCTCCCACTGCGGGCACGAGTCTAG
- a CDS encoding hexapeptide transferase gives MGAPFIHESAYVDAGAVVGDDTRIWHFCHVNAGAVIGERCSLGQNVVVMPRTRIGNNVKIQNNVSVYEGVELEDDVFCGPSMVFTNVINPRSHVSRKHEYRRTLVQRGASIGANATVVCGVTLGEFSFVGAGAVVSRDVKPYALVVGVPARQVGWVCRCGVSLPKAGTRDGGRETGDGSGEARLVCAACGAAYHLLDDNLSPEESA, from the coding sequence ATGGGCGCGCCGTTCATCCACGAATCCGCCTACGTCGACGCGGGCGCGGTCGTCGGCGACGACACGCGCATCTGGCACTTCTGCCACGTCAACGCCGGCGCGGTGATCGGGGAACGGTGCTCGCTGGGGCAGAACGTGGTGGTGATGCCGCGGACGCGGATCGGCAACAACGTGAAGATCCAGAACAACGTGTCGGTGTACGAGGGGGTCGAGCTGGAGGACGACGTCTTCTGCGGCCCCTCGATGGTCTTCACCAACGTGATCAACCCGCGCAGCCACGTGTCGCGGAAGCACGAGTACCGGCGCACGCTGGTGCAGCGCGGGGCGAGCATCGGCGCCAATGCGACGGTGGTGTGCGGGGTGACGCTGGGCGAGTTTTCCTTCGTGGGCGCCGGTGCCGTGGTCTCGCGCGACGTGAAGCCGTATGCGCTCGTGGTGGGGGTGCCGGCACGGCAGGTGGGGTGGGTGTGCCGGTGTGGCGTCTCCTTGCCGAAGGCCGGGACGAGAGACGGGGGACGGGAGACGGGAGACGGGAGTGGGGAAGCGCGCCTGGTATGTGCGGCGTGCGGGGCGGCGTATCACCTGCTCGATGACAACCTGTCGCCGGAGGAGTCGGCATGA